The DNA segment CTCCATTGGGGCAAATGTGTATCGCTTTGCACAAGCACGACAAGACACATGTGAAGGAAGAACTTGCATCGGCTTGTTGTTTGAGCTGGCTACCGTGCAAGAGAGATAAAAAGAGAGTTTTATTCCAACCAAAATATCCGACAGAGAGAATATCCAATGAAAAGATCCTTTTATCCAATTCAAAACATGAGACATCATCTAACCCTTTccaaaccccatcatctcaatccaaaaacaaaactgTCGAGGTAGCCCAAAACTTCCCACCCTACTCAtacctcctcggccgtccCACCGCCCGTCTCTTCGGAGTCGGCGTCACCTGCTGCTCTAACTCCCGCTTTCCCGgcgtcttttttttctttttcggcGCTTCCGGCACCTTGCCAGGCGACGACTTTGGCTTCGTCGGGGTTGACACCTTCCTTGccttcccctttttctcctttgTCACAATAGGACTGGGCACCTTCGtgctcctcgtcttcctcttcttcttctcactACTCCCCTCAGGCTGCTGTGTGGCAGGAAtaacctcatcacccccctcacttGAATACTGCAAAGCTGGGACCGTCTTTTGTTGCGTCCAAGGGATCTCGATTCGGGGGTTTACCCAGGGAGGCCTTTTATCTGGAGATTGGGGGACTTCGACGGTTTCAACTTTACCTGCCACGCCCACCCGGGGGTTTTTCGGGGGTGTTTCCCTAATGACGGCAGTATCTGGGTCACTTCTGGGGCGTTTTTGACCagtttgtggagggggtgttgggatgcgggggatggtggtgttgcctgGGGGtgagttgggagggggtttttcCCTCGGGGTTTGCGAGTCTTGCTGGGTGGCGTTGTAGTTATTGGTTGGGGAGTAGAGGCTGACCGGTCTGACTACGCGCCCGGAGCGGGTGGTGCGTcgttggggggtgggttcgGGGTCGGTGGCGGTGTCGGgtttgttgtcgttgttgttatcaccaccactgtcgttgtcgtcctcgtcagaATCGTTCACTCCATCAAAGGTTTTACCTGGgccacctccgccaccaccatcgccatcatcatcgccatcatcactgtCGTTAGCACCATCATTGCGATTGGGACCGGCACCACCTTCATCCGCCATGGCCTCCTCATAGCCCTGAGCAAAGTATGAAGGGCCCCCAGCCGGTTCCTGCTGTTTCTTGAGCGTTTTATCAATCTTGGCAATCACCTCCGTATGGCCCTTGATCTTGAGCTCCAGCAGCCGCACCCTGTCCGCCAGCTCGCTCTGCTTTGTCTTGAGCGGGAGCATTTCCTTGATCAgagcctcggcctcctcgtccaaTTCGTCTGCCCGGTCCTCCAGTTGGCCAGCCCGAGACGGatcagcctcctccaaagcCTCGAGCCTCAAAGTGGCCGCCTCTTGCATCATGTCTGCTGCGTCATCAGTCTTTTCGTTGCGAAGTGTCATCTGCTCCTTTGCCGCCCTCTTGAACTCGGCAGCGCGTCTGCGGAacatcttgatctccttCTGCAAACGTTCCTTCTGCTGGTCAAGTTGTTCCGGTTTGGGCAGGTTGTCATCAGCTTTCTTGAGGAGGTTCATCTtttcctccagcttcttgacctcctctGAAGCTTCGACAAATCGTTGATATTGCTCCGACTCATGGTCATCCGTTTTAAGCCTGTCTCTCTTGTGTTGGGCTTCAGTGTACTGGTCGAcgaccttcttcaacctgcCTCTCAGGAGTCTATGCTGCGTGGCCAGAATATCATTGTTTATTCTCCGcgcctcatcatccctcttGTACtttgtggtgggagagggtggtagCGGTGACGGATCCCCTTGTGTTCCTTGTGAGCGTGTGGGTTGCCGTtccggaggcggtggaggaggccgtggtggtggcggcgtaGGTTCCCGTGGAGCCGCAAACTTGTGGCCAAATCCAACCTTGTACTCGCCCTTTGGATCCAGCCTCTCCAACAGGGCGTGATACTTTTGCTTGATAGCCCGCTGCTCAGgtgtctcctccacctcccgtcCTGTCGCCTGGagctccacctccttcctcatAATCTCCAGATAATCCTTAGCgaccttctcttcctcgttTCGTACCTCCGCGCTGTCGTCGTATTGCAATGCGACGGGGTAAAGGTGCCACAACACGCGCTTCGCCCGGCGCATCCATCTAAGCACCCGCTTCAGGTGTTGTTCCAACGTGAGTGCCAAGAAGGGATCTCTCGGGTTGCCTGCCTCGATGAGCTCGTCCCATTCTTGGGCACGGGCATCCTTGCGAGCTTCGTAGCCTTCATACTCGTCAGCGTCAGACTCTGCAGCATTACCCCTTGGTGCCTCAAACACAGGCCGTTGGACTCGCCAGTCCGGCTTGAATCCACCCTTTCTCTTGTGTTTCTCGAGCGCTATTCTCCTTTCGCCCGTCAAAGACTCATCCACCGTGACAAGGGAATCATCCATATGATTATCACCAACTCGATGTCTGTCCCCGCGTTCGGGAGTGTCCATATTGGCCGCCCGAATCTCATCGCTGTAGTGTTGGTTCCAATATTCACCCCATAGTTTGGCAGGCTGCTCCATGGCCTGTTTCGCCCACGGAACTGCGAGCCAGTCCGTGATCCCAGGGTTCAGCTCACTGGTGACAGGGGCGTGGAATTGGTACCAAACAAGATACTTGGTCCCGTGCACCAACTGAAGCTCCCGCGACGCCACCTTTGTTCCTTTGACCTCCTCCATGTCTTGGCCCTCTGGCGTGTACGGGATCAGGTCAATGCGGTTCGTGAGCGCGTACCAACCGTGCATCAGGGTATCTGGTATGCTGATATGACCAGTTTCCTCGTTCGCCCGGAACTTGGCTTTCTCGTTTTGCACTTTCAAACGCGCTATGGGGAACACGACGTCAATCAAGATGTCGACATCTACAAACGATTTTGTCTGCGACCTTCTTGGGGTCCAGTAGCGTTCATCCGCCCAGCTCGCCCGGTCCTGTATTTGGATTCTTTTGGAGCGCACTTGGAATAGCTCGAGGATATCATAAAGGTCCTCGGAGTAGTGCGGTTTGTTTGCGCCGGGAGTTCTCACGTTTTCGATGGTGTATTCTCCCGCATCGACATTGTAGTCTATCCACGAttcctcccattcctcctccctctcgcgCGCATCCCACACCGTGACCAAGCGTCGGAGTACGGCCCCCAGAAGATAAATGTCTTCCCAAAGCTCGGGCCTGAGTCCCGTGTGGTCATCGACGTCCTTGTTCCCTAGCCTTGCCATGATCTGGCTGCGCTCTCCACGATTGTACTTGTACACCTTTTCGCTGCTGTGTAATTCGCTGGCCTGCGACCAACTACCAAGCACAACACGAGGGAACGCGCGCCGAAGAGACTCGTTGACATAGTTGTCATTCTCCGCTGGGTCCTCATCCCGCTTATTCACGTCAAATTCACTCTGACCCCTCTCCCATGCTTCCTCAAAGTGCAGATAGACATGCTCGGGGAGGATGTTGCGGTGGACAAACGGCTTCCaattctccttcttcctcctttcccctgCCTTCAGCTCCGATCGTGTGATGCCCGTTTGCATATAGATTACAGCGGACGTGAGCTGCTCCATGACGTGCCAGATGAAATACTCATCAATCCAAAGCTGCGCCGTCTTTGGACCCTGCGTGGCATATGCCAGAATACTCCGGAGATTGTACCCGTTGAAGTGCTTGAAATACAGCGAATACTCGTCAACATATAGCGGCCTCCTGAAGGCATAATCATACTCTACGCCCTCTCGGCCGTTGCTGATGCCAAAACCGAACAAGTTTGGatacaccccctcctctggcAGCCGTCGCTTTACCAGTGGATCGTCAAGCCGGGCAAATTTGATCTCGGGCGGAATGGTCCCGGCATAATCCCGTTTGGCCTCGTCAGGATTGGAATGCCACCACCGTCTGTAGTTTTCGTTCCAACGCCAATCAATCATCAAGGGGTGCGCATGAATGTTCTTGTTGACAATGAGCTCCCCAGTCTGCCTTGAGCACACCAACAGAGCGCGGCCAGTCGGCGCCTGTGGCTTCAGGGTGTGCATATAGACAAAACCGGCCTTTTGTTGGTCAAGCCAGAGGGTAGAATCCAGATATTTCTCATCTACGCCCGTTTTCGGCAAGCGAAAGGTTCTGGGGGGGAGCATGATTGCCAGCTGACACCAGTCATCATCCGGCTCTGCAAGAGCCTGAAGAGCCGTGTCGGATTGCTGGACATGCGTCGTGTCGACTTGCTGAACCTGTGTCTGCTGGACCGGAAACCTCTTGGGCGTGGAAGCGTCCGCAGGCCCCAATGTATCGTCCCCAATGAGGTCAGAAATCAAGTCTGTTGTACCCTCAAACAAGCCAGCTGTTGTCCCGTCAAACAAGCTATCCGGATCACCATTCATGTTGACATCTTCATCAGGATCCACGTTCGCTGAATTCCCCCCTTGAACTGGATTAGAGCCCGTGGTCACGCCTGCCTGTGCGAGTGCCATCTCGCTGCTGGCGTCGATGGCGGCCTCAATGTCATTGATATCCATCTCgtcagtgatgatgatgtcccCTGAGCCATCATGCTGAGGAGGACCAGAGTACGTACTGCTGGGGTCGTTGACAGGGCCTATGCTGGTATTTCCGCTCGTAGTAGGAATAGGCGGGATAGGCGGAATGGGTGTCTTGCCCGTACTGGTAGTAAGCTGGGCAAACCCCGGTctgggagttggggaaggaTGTGATGGAGGTTCTGGGACTTCGTCTTGACTCTGTAACGACTTGGCCATTGGATATGATTTGGTGACCGAGTCCGAGTTCCAATAATGGTAGCTCTCATCCGAGGTGTCGTCGTACACATCGGCATCACCAGGCGCCCACCCCTGCCAGGAATACGAAGACATGGCGCTTGTGCTGTTCTTGGTGACGTTGTGAGTTCAAACGTCGCCGGTCATCAGACAGCAAGCACTTGGACGGCCGGCGGGTCGGGTACGTACGCGACATGGTGCTATTTTATTGTTGACTTTGGGCAGTTAACGCCGGGTGTTTCTTTGTCGTGGCCTCCATTTGGTCGAGCTGGTTCCGGCAACACCAACGGATTCTGCAGTATGGAACACAAAGGATGCGGTGTCGTCGAGTACAAAGCCATGGATGCGTTTTGCATAGAAGTCGATTATTCTGAGACGCTCGTCTGGCATTGGTTAATTAGTGGATGATGGAATGTGGGCAGATGCCAGCACGTGGTCGGGTGGTCAGGCAGCTGgacagggttagggtctaAGTCCGACATGCCGACAATAACGCTGGGAATGCCCCCTTTTTCGATCAAAATATTTAATCAGATGAAACTGCTGTCACTTGGTGTAACCGGATAGTCATCAGTCCCAATAAGCCAACTCAGAGCGAGTCAATATGTTCAGTCCACGTGCGGTgttccccacctccccctccgcacGACCTCTTGATGATTTCACATTGCCAAATACACCAAAGTTGTCATCACTTGCTGGATGTTGCAAATTGTcagtcttctttttcttttacaATGGGTGATTGTATTCCGGATACCCACGACGTGTCGGCGGCTGGTGACCGCGACATCGAAACCTACCACATCTCTTCCGCGCTGCACGCCCGCGCCGCCCATCATGAGTCTTTCCAGCAGCTGTGGGAGACAAAATGGAAAGGACCTGTATGTCAACAAGGGCCAATCCGGCCGTTCACAGCTAATCATCAATAGTGCGCCATGGGTGTCTACCCCTTCATGTTTGGCAGCATCACCGACTTTCAGCCGGTGGTTGACGCCATCATCGCTGTAAGCACCAACCCTTGGATGCAGTTCTTGACCTTGTCTAACACCGCCGACAGAAAGGCCTAAAAGAGCCCTACAACTGGGATGAATACGCTTCCATGTTCTTCCCCCAAGCGTTCAAGCTCGCCTTTACCGCCCGCCAAGCCGAACAAAAcggggaaaaggaaaaggctTGCGAGTTGTACCTGTCCGTTACCCCATCTCCCATTCCGTCCCAACTGTCTAACACAACCCCAAAGCCGAAGCTCAGCCCTTTACCGCATCGCGCGTTTCCCTGCCCCGCGCTCCCCCAAACAACACGAAGCCTGGAATCTAGGCAAACACGTCTTCTACAAAGGCTCCTCGTATGTTCCCCCATTCCCCCGTTCacccaccccgccatcctTACTAACCccccacagcctcctccccatccccatcctccccatctccatcccccaccccaaccaccttccctccgaaccccccctcatccccgcctccctcctccttcccccgtcttcacaccccctccccctcctcataaTCCTAACCGGTCTCGACGGTTACCGCACCGAACTCTCAGTCTGGCAAACCCCCCTGTCCCGCTTCTCCATCGCAACCCTCGTCCTCGAAATCCCCGGAACAGGCGactccccctctctcccctccgaccccctctcccccgaccGCCTCATgtcctccctcttttccTATATCTCCACCGCCCTTCCCACCGTCAACTCTTCCAATGTCATCATCTGGGGCTTCTCCACAGGAGGGTACTACTCCCTCCGCGCAGCCCACACCCATCCGTCCCACCTCCTCGGCTCCGTctccctcggcggcggctgccACCACATGTTTGACGAGACCTGGCTCCGCAACGTCAACCATTTGGAATACCCCTTCGACCTAGCCCATACCCTCGCCCATAAATTCGGTTACGGAGACGATCTAGACCAATTCATCAAAGAAGGCAAGAGCAAATTCAGTCTCCTCGACAGCAGGATCCTGGACCAGGAAAGTTGCAAGACGTTGGTGGTCAATGGTGACTTGGACGAGATTTTCCCGGTGGAGGATTTGTATCTTGccgtcaaggacaagaacggGGATGTGAGAAAGAACACCGAATTCAAGGTTGTCGAGGGGAGGAAGCACATGGGGGAGCCGGAGAGCTTTGGTGTTATTCTCGAGTGGATTCATGGGCtgtgggggttggaggcggGAGTGGACGAGTTCAAGAAGGGCGTTTTAGAGCGTTTGCCTTTCAAGCCGAAATattgaaggtggtggtgagactTGATCAAGTTGTTGCATCGAATACCATGGCAAAGAAGCTGTGGCTGTGGAGAAGCTTGCAAAGGTTTTGGCCCGATCTTCAAGAAAATGCTAATTCACATGGTGATAATGTTCCTATATTGTCCAAAGccaggaaaaaaaaggagagaaCCTATACGGAGTCCTTTATTTatctcaccaacccccccaccaccctcccttgACCCCACCCTCCCTTGATATAGAATCTAATTATATTGCGAAGGATGCTTACTAAGGGTTGAAAGATATTCAATAGgctttaaaagatagttaagaGGCATTCGAAGATAGTTAAAAGGCGGTAAAAGGTAGTTAAAGGGGTTAGAAGATAGTTAAGAGCCGTTAAAAAATAATGAAcaggccttcaaagatagGTAAAGGGGCTTAAAAGTCAACTTGAAGGCCTTAAAGAATGATCTAAAGGCGTTTAAAGATAACTTAAAAGCTTATTACTTTTCTTTCAGGACCTAAAAACACCCGCTTACATCGCTGTACGTGCTCTCACCCGCAAGTCGCATCTCCCACTGATTAATCAACCAAGCTTGGACTAATGGCTCTTGCGCCTCAACATCGAAAGCTTTTCAAAACCGTTTTGAACCACTGCCAGCTCCTGCTCCAGCCGTACCTTGCGAGATTCAAGTTTGGCAATCTCAACGTCACACCGCGTTCTTTCCCTGTCCATAAAGGCCACAGTTTCTGGAACAATAATGTCCGTACGATCGTTCGAAGCCTTTAGCGTATCCGTTTCGGCTTTCGTCGACTTCAGGTGTTCAAGGGTGAAGTTGCATGTCTTGAGCGCCTTACGCTTGAGGTGCCGCTCCATGTATTTGAGGATGAAGGCATCGCGCGAAGGGTCATATGGCTCGTCGTTTTCGACTTGCTTGTCGTCTGGGCCGGCTTCTTTTGCTATGCCTTTTCCCTTGACATCTGGTTAAACATTGCTTAGCCGTTCGAACCATGCGAAGGGCGCTGTTGGAGATGTAAGCAAACCTTTCACTGGTGTCGAGTTGTCGGAGGCGTCTTTCTTGTCTTGGaggtcaacctcctccttggtcaaGGCTTCATCACGAATCGTTTGCTGAGCCATTACCGTAGTGTTTCTTGGTAGCTGTTGCAACAAAGTATGTAGTTGAAATTGAAACTGGGTGGCTAAGTCTGTGGTGGAACtgtgaagatggtgttggagttgaggaagaaagggaagaggaagagttgaCAGATGGGATTGGGAGATAAGCTGCTGAGGTGCTGTGTCCGGGTCCGAGCAGGCGGCGTCTCGCCACACAGTTCCATGGGAAAGCACAGGGGTTAGCACAGCTGTGCAAACCGTGGATCGAAATGATGGAGGGTACGATCCAAAATGACGGCCGTGGAAGATCATGGAGACGGCATCTAGGAAAGAACCCCTCGGCACAAGAAACCTCCGCGGACTCGCCCAGAGAAGTCACACACCTCAGCGTTCAGCGGACGAGTCCCTTCAACTTCATGAGGAGGAGCGAGACCGCTGTTCTTTGTTACTATGCACGTTATGCagcttcctccacctcttcaCAACAGCCATATATTGCCAACTCACAGTAAACCCAACCGCTCAACTagccctccacccccaacctcttcgGCCCCCTCGCAACAAAAATCATCAtactccccaccacctccacctccacctcctcaaaagCCGCCTTaagcccctcctccaactgtGCCCTCGTATCACCCTCATTCCCAAAAACCTTATAAACCCGATTATACAACCACAATGTatacctcaccctcacccccgccagTCCCCGGGCTTGATACTCCCTCCCGGGCAAAATAGTACACCCAACCagcaccccatcccccctcaacaacctcgccgccatccCAAAAACCCCTTTTTTACCCTCCGGTGCCGTGGTCCGCAGACAATGAAAAAGGTTAAACATCGTCACAACGTCatacctcccctctcccaaactCTTGGGTATGTCCCCATCCAGCACATCATGAAGTACCGTCTCGACCGTAGCCAGCTCCCCCAACCGGCCAACCACACCctcaatcctcctccttgccttctTCAGCGTAGAAAGATTATTATCCATCAACGTGATCCTCATTGACTGCCTATTCCCCAGACAGGATTTCAGCGCCTCCGCAACAAAAAACCCCGTCCCGGCACCAACGTCGAGATGCTCCCAGCATCTGGCTTCTGTGTGTTCTGGCGGCGAGAAGTATTTCTGGAATAGTGGGAGTTGGACAGACTTTGTAGGGCAGCGCCATATTCGCGTCATGTTGTGGCCTAAGACGTGGATGTCGTAGtaggagagggtgaaggcGTTGTAGTaggttgaggtggggggCTTGCGGCcgttgggtggggggttcTCGTGGGGAGGCATGGGGAATCGTGGGATCGGTTAGAGGGCTTGGTGGCGTCGTCGAAGGGTGTCaaagtggtgatggagggggtttggacGCCGGTCGATGGGCGCGCTCGTGTCttttgagggtgttggtctTTACTGACGATGCCTTGCCAGTTTTCCTTGTTGCTTTTTCGCCAAAAGAATATGCCCCAAAAATTCTTAAAGATGCGACAAAACCCGGTGAATATAGCGGTATCTCAgcgaggagagagaggagcaACTGTGGACAGGTATGTAAAGTAAAGTTCAATTGCTCCGAGAGGCAGTGAATGAAGGAAGGCGTGAGACGGAAATAGAAGCATGGAAGCCGCGTTGCGCCTCGTGGTCTTCACTATCTCCGTGGTCAGCGGTCATGGTGAATATCTCGGTTCCACTTTGGCGTTTCGATATGGTATAGTTGTCAGTTGCGGGAAATCTTGGTAGTTGTGGGCAGGTATGTATATAAATAAGGCCGAAGGCCGGTGCTTCGAATTTCATCCGATATCTCCTCAACAATTGGATCAACTCGGGCCACGTCGTTCAACGGAAAAAGAAGCGCCTGGCGTGACATGGCAAACTTGCGGCTCGGAGTTTGTCAAAATGTGCAAGCGCTGCAATTCATCGTTGTCATTACTGGGTATAGACGCCTCAGAATACTTACCATCTAAAGCTTGGCCTTGACAGCACCCTTTTCCCTctgctctccctcttctctaGCCTCCTTGTTCAACCTCCGCCACATATCCTTCCGCAGCTCATGCCCATCCATAAACGCCCTAAACCACTCCCTCTGAAACTttggcaacctcctccccacaccATTCTCCGGCTCCCCCGCCAGTCTCCTCACATCCTCAAAATACTCCTCAAAATCCGGAAACACCAACGTAAACTTGACCCCATCTCCCCTATCCTTGAtccttttctcctcccactcttTCATCACTTCCACACTCGGCAGATTCGCCCTCCcggccaacaccctcgcaGCCAAAACAGCCTGCCACTCAAAAATCTTAAACGTCAGCCCCGCACCGACAGCACCGACAAAAAGCAACGTTGGGTCTCTCTGGTACACCACGTGCTGATACAGCTCCGGCACGCGGTTGTTCCTAATCTCCACGTTTGGCAGAAACGGCATCGTCCACGTGTATCCCGTCCCAAAGATGATCGAGTCCACATTCGGAATGCTCTTCCCATCAGCCAAATGCACCGTCCTCGTCGTGGGGCACACAGACTTGATCGAAGGGTGTTGCTGAATCCTCGGGTGCTCAAAcgcaccaccgccaaagtAGCCATTTGCCGCATggccgatggtgatggtgtggacTGGCAAATCGGCCGTCTTGGAGTGCGCGAGGTCGTAGGCGATGTCAGCTGCCGACACGGAGGCGCCTACTACAACCACGCGCTAGATTCAAGTTAGAACAGGTTCCCGCCGCCGGAAATCCGAAGCAAAAGGGGCAAACAAACCTTGTTTTTGAAatatcccctcccccgaaaGTGCTTACTGTGAATCACACTCCCCGGCCTCCCCTTTTCAAACTCGTCCAGCCCGTCGATCGCGGGTATGTACGGCACCCAGTAATGCCCgctcgccaccaccaccgcgtcAAAGTACTCTGTCCACCAGTAATCTTtctccttgccctcctttCGCAGCACGAGCTTCCACTCTGTGCCTACCTTTTCGGCCAGCTcgacggtggtgttgtaGGACACCAAATCCTCGTAGTTGTTGCGCTCGATCAGGGACTTGATGTAACGCTGCATGACGGTCCAGTGTCGAAAAGGGGTTTTTGGCCCGTGGAGAGCGATGGACTTGTCAGTCTTGTCGGCTGGGATTGGCTCCTGGCTGAAGGAcatggggaggtggtcgacgTTGGTTTCGAGGTAGGGGTAGACGGAGGATTCGGTGAAGCGAGGGCGGTCAGACTTGGGTGTTTGGGCTGGGAGTttgggtgggatggggaggggggtgtctGCGGTgcggttggcgagggaggggaagttggtgagggttggggggcgggCTTTGTCGCCGATCCTGGGGATTCGTCAGGAGCTGAGGGTCAGAGATGGTGAGGGGTGCAAAGAAATTACCAGCATCCTCCGGCCTCTTCGCGCCTTTCAAAAACACGGATGATATCAAAGGTTTTTTCTTGGGCGAGAGCGTcaatggcgatggcgccgGCTGGGCCGGCACCGATGACGGCGACGCGCTTGATCGGTGGGCGGGACATGGTTGGTTTGACTGGAAAAGCGAAGATATCGCGTAAAATgtgtcggtggtgatgttttggagCCGCGTGGCATTATGTATGTCTGCCACCTAGCCGTCCGGCCGTGTGGGTCGGGGTGTGATCCGGGCCAAGCCGGGGGTGGTTCGGGAACGGCCCACCCTGGCGTATTGTGTTATATCACGCCATCGCTgcgatggggaggtgaaggacgCTTTTCCACACTGACGGGGGACAAAGCTGACCGGAAAAAATCCGAACTAATTTTTGGCTAGGGCAGAAGTATTTTGAAAGAAAAACGACAAAGACGAAGTCGGcaccggtggtggtgatttggTAGTGCCTGTGGCTGGCAAAcagaaaaaataaaaatgtTGGTGTGCTAACAAACAACTATCGGTGACGTTTGGTATTCGGTGAGCCAGGCTGCAGCGTTCCTGCCAAGACCTTCCCGATTCGCCCAGGCGTGGTCTGAGCCCTGTCAAATCGTCCCCCGTTTCACAACTGCCTTCCATCTCCCCGACACCAGTTTCTTTTTCGTTAGACTAATGGCACATTGCGAACCAGTCATTGTTGCAAGCTTCAAATTTTAACATTACGCAGCTATCCAGTTTCTTGGTATCGCCAGGACTCGATACCTGTTCCTGGATGCAGTAGTCGATTCTACCACAAACTTGACTTGGACGAGTTCAATGCCACAGAGGCAGTATGCTTTCTCAACAAGGCCGTAAATGAACAGCAACTCTGGCATTCCTTGAGAACTCTCCTCCTATTAGGCCTCAACATGATCCACCCTACACCACACCacatctcatcccatcccacaATGAATGCCGACTGGGCACCAGCACTACTTATCAGCCCTCTCCGAGCCCGATCTCCGGGACGCCTTGCAGCGACTGGTCCCCGAGAATGCGGGTGGCCCGCCTGTACCACCCAACTAGCGGATCCGCACGCGGGAATTGCATCTCGATGCCATCCACGGCCTGGATCACGTCAACGCTGGCAACAAGGGTTCCGACCGTTGGCTCCCGCGCCCCGAGCTGATCTTTGACCGGCAGTCGCTGTCGATAAAAGCAATGCCGCGTCTCCCTGTTTGTGTCACCGATTCCTCGGTGTCATCTAGCTCTTCAACCACACCGCCAAGCCTCGGACAACATGGCTCAACCATCCGTCGAAAAGGACACCAAGAAGAGCGGGAACGATGTGGACTCTGGGACATCCTCTTctgttgaagaaggatggACAGAGTGGGATGAGGCCAAGGCCCGGAGGAAGTCCGTTGTCTTAGCTTCCGTCTACTACGAAGCGCGGCGCTGACATTGTGCGTAGGGTTGACTTTTCCGTTTTACCATTGTTGTTCCTTGGGCTTCTAGTCTTTCAGCTTGACCGGATGAACATTGCTAGCGCCTTGACTGGTGGCTTTGCAGAGAATATTGGTGTCTCGTTGGATACCATCAATGCTGGCAACCAGATGATGTTTGCTGGTATTGTGCTGTTGGAAATTCCATCCAACCTTGCCCTTCAAAAGGTATGTTCAAAGATGACGCTCAACGATAAGCATTTGCTGACCCCGTATTGCTAGCTCGGACCAAGGAAATGGATCGCAGGTCAAGTCCTGGCGTTTGGTACTGTGGCCTCACTGCAAATCTTCATCCATAACAAGGCCGGGTTCCTGGCCTCTCGGCTCATACTCGGCTTCTGCGAATCTGGCTAC comes from the Podospora pseudocomata strain CBS 415.72m chromosome 5, whole genome shotgun sequence genome and includes:
- a CDS encoding hypothetical protein (COG:H; EggNog:ENOG503P6E1), which translates into the protein MPPHENPPPNGRKPPTSTYYNAFTLSYYDIHVLGHNMTRIWRCPTKSVQLPLFQKYFSPPEHTEARCWEHLDVGAGTGFFVAEALKSCLGNRQSMRITLMDNNLSTLKKARRRIEGVVGRLGELATVETVLHDVLDGDIPKSLGEGRYDVVTMFNLFHCLRTTAPEGKKGVFGMAARLLRGDGVLVGCTILPGREYQARGLAGVRVRYTLWLYNRVYKVFGNEGDTRAQLEEGLKAAFEEVEVEVVGSMMIFVARGPKRLGVEG
- a CDS encoding hypothetical protein (EggNog:ENOG503PN12; COG:S) — its product is MSSYSWQGWAPGDADVYDDTSDESYHYWNSDSVTKSYPMAKSLQSQDEVPEPPSHPSPTPRPGFAQLTTSTGKTPIPPIPPIPTTSGNTSIGPVNDPSSTYSGPPQHDGSGDIIITDEMDINDIEAAIDASSEMALAQAGVTTGSNPVQGGNSANVDPDEDVNMNGDPDSLFDGTTAGLFEGTTDLISDLIGDDTLGPADASTPKRFPVQQTQVQQVDTTHVQQSDTALQALAEPDDDWCQLAIMLPPRTFRLPKTGVDEKYLDSTLWLDQQKAGFVYMHTLKPQAPTGRALLVCSRQTGELIVNKNIHAHPLMIDWRWNENYRRWWHSNPDEAKRDYAGTIPPEIKFARLDDPLVKRRLPEEGVYPNLFGFGISNGREGVEYDYAFRRPLYVDEYSLYFKHFNGYNLRSILAYATQGPKTAQLWIDEYFIWHVMEQLTSAVIYMQTGITRSELKAGERRKKENWKPFVHRNILPEHVYLHFEEAWERGQSEFDVNKRDEDPAENDNYVNESLRRAFPRVVLGSWSQASELHSSEKVYKYNRGERSQIMARLGNKDVDDHTGLRPELWEDIYLLGAVLRRLVTVWDAREREEEWEESWIDYNVDAGEYTIENVRTPGANKPHYSEDLYDILELFQVRSKRIQIQDRASWADERYWTPRRSQTKSFVDVDILIDVVFPIARLKVQNEKAKFRANEETGHISIPDTLMHGWYALTNRIDLIPYTPEGQDMEEVKGTKVASRELQLVHGTKYLVWYQFHAPVTSELNPGITDWLAVPWAKQAMEQPAKLWGEYWNQHYSDEIRAANMDTPERGDRHRVGDNHMDDSLVTVDESLTGERRIALEKHKRKGGFKPDWRVQRPVFEAPRGNAAESDADEYEGYEARKDARAQEWDELIEAGNPRDPFLALTLEQHLKRVLRWMRRAKRVLWHLYPVALQYDDSAEVRNEEEKVAKDYLEIMRKEVELQATGREVEETPEQRAIKQKYHALLERLDPKGEYKVGFGHKFAAPREPTPPPPRPPPPPPERQPTRSQGTQGDPSPLPPSPTTKYKRDDEARRINNDILATQHRLLRGRLKKVVDQYTEAQHKRDRLKTDDHESEQYQRFVEASEEVKKLEEKMNLLKKADDNLPKPEQLDQQKERLQKEIKMFRRRAAEFKRAAKEQMTLRNEKTDDAADMMQEAATLRLEALEEADPSRAGQLEDRADELDEEAEALIKEMLPLKTKQSELADRVRLLELKIKGHTEVIAKIDKTLKKQQEPAGGPSYFAQGYEEAMADEGGAGPNRNDGANDSDDGDDDGDGGGGGGPGKTFDGVNDSDEDDNDSGGDNNNDNKPDTATDPEPTPQRRTTRSGRVVRPVSLYSPTNNYNATQQDSQTPREKPPPNSPPGNTTIPRIPTPPPQTGQKRPRSDPDTAVIRETPPKNPRVGVAGKVETVEVPQSPDKRPPWVNPRIEIPWTQQKTVPALQYSSEGGDEVIPATQQPEGSSEKKKRKTRSTKVPSPIVTKEKKGKARKVSTPTKPKSSPGKVPEAPKKKKKTPGKRELEQQVTPTPKRRAVGRPRRYE
- a CDS encoding hypothetical protein (COG:S; EggNog:ENOG503NYYA), producing the protein MISHCQIHQSCHHLLDVANCQSSFSFTMGDCIPDTHDVSAAGDRDIETYHISSALHARAAHHESFQQLWETKWKGPCAMGVYPFMFGSITDFQPVVDAIIAKGLKEPYNWDEYASMFFPQAFKLAFTARQAEQNGEKEKACELYLRSSALYRIARFPAPRSPKQHEAWNLGKHVFYKGSSLLPIPILPISIPHPNHLPSEPPLIPASLLLPPSSHPLPLLIILTGLDGYRTELSVWQTPLSRFSIATLVLEIPGTGDSPSLPSDPLSPDRLMSSLFSYISTALPTVNSSNVIIWGFSTGGYYSLRAAHTHPSHLLGSVSLGGGCHHMFDETWLRNVNHLEYPFDLAHTLAHKFGYGDDLDQFIKEGKSKFSLLDSRILDQESCKTLVVNGDLDEIFPVEDLYLAVKDKNGDVRKNTEFKVVEGRKHMGEPESFGVILEWIHGLWGLEAGVDEFKKGVLERLPFKPKY